In a genomic window of Alteromonas gilva:
- the infC gene encoding translation initiation factor IF-3: MKGANNKAQGDKARINDEITAREVRLISADGSQLGVVSISEAVSSAEAASLDLVEISPNAEPPVCKIMDYGKFLFEKSKAQKEQKKKQKQIQVKEIKFRPGTDEGDYQVKLRNLRRFLEGGDKAKVTIRFRGREMAHQEIGIELLNRVKGDLEDIANCESFPRRVEGRQMIMVLAPHKK; the protein is encoded by the coding sequence ATTAAAGGCGCTAACAATAAGGCTCAGGGTGACAAAGCCCGGATTAACGATGAAATTACTGCAAGAGAAGTGCGCTTAATTAGCGCAGACGGAAGCCAATTAGGCGTTGTTTCGATTAGCGAAGCAGTCAGCTCTGCTGAAGCGGCAAGTTTAGATCTTGTTGAGATTAGTCCGAACGCTGAGCCGCCAGTCTGTAAAATTATGGACTATGGCAAGTTCCTCTTCGAGAAATCGAAAGCTCAAAAAGAGCAAAAGAAAAAACAGAAGCAAATTCAGGTCAAGGAGATTAAATTTCGCCCTGGCACTGATGAAGGCGATTACCAGGTAAAACTGCGCAACCTGCGTCGCTTTCTGGAAGGTGGCGATAAAGCCAAAGTCACGATCCGTTTTCGCGGACGTGAAATGGCTCACCAAGAGATTGGCATTGAACTGTTAAACCGCGTTAAAGGCGATTTAGAAGACATTGCTAACTGCGAGTCTTTCCCACGTCGTGTGGAAGGCCGTCAGATGATCATGGTGCTCGCCCCACACAAGAAGTAG
- a CDS encoding alkaline phosphatase PhoX: MEKELFRGIRYSALALAVALGLSACSLDGDDGDDGATGAAGPQGEQGPQGDQGPQGESGDSVGKLTRIATVPLGAEVTGIFLTDEGDLFFNVQHPSGTNTATTSINSMPINTGTVGVLAGVNFNNLPATLPDSPVPASDEEKQLVMTAIGQYQVLGQTGDTYDGELEKGLGHIYTLDGGTLILENDMPDFNGFLPTGDGEGYLFSNWEELPGGMSRMQITRDEQGMWTVNDVMMLDFSPVWGTAANCFGSMSPWGTPLTSEEWVVNSSVNSTTDASWNNPAAVATDARLGRMWEMTAPDVPNPYNYGYIAEVTEPTADEPVIVKHLAMGRYEHENSTVMPDGRTVYLSQDDTGGVLFKFVADVAEDLSAGTLYGAKLTQDSGQNDPATTGFDVEWVELASGDNLTIRAWIDEYNGIGTDDYVEGESAYITLADVEAWANGDATYPTLANGGGKVTAGQAMDNRVAFLESRAAAKMKGATAEWRKLEGISINQKRAQEAVEGVDTIPGEVVTDAYLYIGIADIDNTMTDGEGDMQLSARVKDCGGVYRARLGENYDISRIEPVVMGSTYRSSLTGAERCDVDQLSQPDNVIVMNDGRILIGEDGFQQNNTLWMYEPAKK; encoded by the coding sequence ATGGAAAAAGAACTATTTCGCGGTATTCGTTATTCAGCGCTGGCACTTGCGGTGGCTCTGGGATTATCAGCCTGTTCACTGGACGGTGATGATGGCGATGACGGTGCGACAGGCGCCGCAGGCCCACAGGGCGAACAAGGTCCCCAGGGCGATCAGGGGCCACAGGGTGAAAGCGGTGATTCAGTAGGCAAGCTTACCCGTATCGCGACTGTGCCACTGGGTGCCGAAGTCACAGGCATTTTCTTAACGGACGAGGGGGATTTATTCTTCAACGTTCAGCATCCATCCGGGACCAATACGGCAACCACCAGCATTAACAGCATGCCTATTAATACCGGAACCGTCGGCGTGTTAGCCGGGGTTAATTTTAATAATCTGCCAGCTACTTTACCAGACTCTCCGGTTCCGGCGTCAGACGAAGAAAAGCAATTAGTCATGACGGCCATCGGCCAGTATCAGGTACTGGGTCAAACCGGTGATACTTACGATGGCGAGCTTGAGAAAGGCCTTGGCCACATTTATACCCTCGATGGCGGCACGCTAATCCTCGAAAACGACATGCCGGACTTTAACGGCTTCCTGCCAACCGGTGATGGCGAAGGCTATCTGTTTTCGAACTGGGAAGAGCTGCCAGGTGGTATGAGCCGTATGCAAATTACCCGTGACGAACAGGGCATGTGGACCGTTAATGATGTGATGATGCTGGACTTCTCGCCTGTGTGGGGCACCGCTGCCAACTGTTTTGGCTCTATGTCGCCGTGGGGGACGCCATTAACATCAGAAGAGTGGGTGGTTAATTCATCGGTAAACAGCACTACCGACGCCAGCTGGAACAATCCTGCGGCTGTGGCCACCGATGCGCGTTTGGGTCGAATGTGGGAGATGACGGCACCAGACGTGCCCAACCCGTATAACTACGGTTATATCGCCGAGGTAACTGAGCCGACGGCCGATGAACCCGTCATCGTTAAGCATTTAGCTATGGGCCGCTACGAGCACGAAAACTCCACGGTAATGCCTGATGGCCGCACGGTTTACCTGTCACAGGATGATACCGGCGGTGTACTGTTTAAGTTTGTGGCTGACGTAGCAGAAGATTTATCTGCCGGTACCTTATATGGCGCAAAACTCACGCAGGACTCGGGACAGAACGATCCGGCTACTACCGGTTTTGACGTGGAATGGGTAGAGCTTGCCAGCGGCGACAACCTGACTATCCGTGCCTGGATTGACGAATACAATGGTATTGGTACCGACGACTATGTCGAAGGCGAAAGCGCCTATATTACATTGGCAGACGTAGAAGCCTGGGCCAATGGTGATGCCACGTATCCAACATTAGCGAATGGCGGTGGCAAAGTGACTGCCGGTCAGGCGATGGATAACCGCGTAGCATTTTTAGAGTCACGTGCGGCGGCTAAAATGAAAGGTGCAACGGCTGAATGGCGCAAGCTGGAAGGTATCTCAATTAACCAGAAGCGCGCACAGGAAGCGGTTGAAGGCGTTGACACTATTCCTGGCGAGGTGGTTACCGATGCGTATCTGTATATTGGTATTGCCGATATTGATAACACCATGACCGATGGCGAGGGCGATATGCAACTGTCTGCCCGGGTAAAAGACTGTGGTGGTGTATACCGTGCGCGTCTGGGTGAAAACTATGACATTTCACGCATTGAGCCGGTTGTGATGGGGTCAACGTACCGCTCAAGCCTGACCGGCGCTGAACGTTGTGACGTCGACCAGCTGTCGCAGCCTGACAACGTGATTGTCATGAATGACGGTCGCATTTTAATTGGTGAAGACGGCTTCCAACAGAACAACACGCTGTGGATGTACGAGCCAGCTAAAAAATAA
- the pheS gene encoding phenylalanine--tRNA ligase subunit alpha gives MELEAIVSQAKAQIDAASDAATLDLVRVEFMGKKGKLTDQLKGLGKLSAEERPLAGQKINQAKQEIQQAITAKGDALRSAELNKKLSEEAVDVTLPGRTEPNGNLHPVSRTIARIEQFFGELGFAVKTGPEVEDSFHNFDALNIPANHPARADHDTFYFNPNIMLRTQTSGVQIRTMEAEQPPLRIISPGRVYRNDYDQTHTPMFHQVEGLMVDKNVSFTELKGILHDFLQNFFEESLQVRFRPSYFPFTEPSAEVDVMGKDGQWLEVLGCGMVHPNVLRAVNIDPEIYTGFAFGMGVERLTMLRYGVNDLRAFFENDLRFLKQFS, from the coding sequence ATGGAGCTTGAAGCGATAGTCAGTCAGGCCAAGGCACAGATTGACGCTGCCAGCGACGCAGCAACGCTCGACCTGGTAAGAGTTGAGTTTATGGGCAAAAAAGGCAAGTTGACCGACCAGTTAAAAGGGTTAGGCAAACTTTCCGCCGAAGAGCGTCCACTTGCCGGGCAAAAAATCAACCAGGCTAAGCAAGAAATTCAACAGGCCATTACCGCTAAAGGTGACGCTTTACGTAGCGCTGAGCTGAATAAAAAACTGAGCGAAGAAGCGGTTGATGTTACCTTACCCGGTCGCACGGAACCAAATGGTAACCTGCACCCGGTATCCCGGACTATCGCCCGCATCGAGCAGTTTTTTGGCGAGCTGGGTTTTGCCGTTAAAACCGGCCCCGAAGTGGAAGACAGCTTTCACAACTTCGACGCGCTGAATATCCCGGCCAATCACCCGGCCCGGGCCGATCATGATACCTTTTACTTTAATCCCAATATTATGCTGCGCACGCAAACTTCCGGGGTGCAAATTCGCACCATGGAAGCCGAGCAACCTCCGCTGCGGATTATTTCCCCGGGTCGTGTCTACCGTAACGATTACGACCAGACCCATACGCCGATGTTCCATCAGGTAGAAGGGTTAATGGTTGATAAAAATGTCAGTTTTACTGAACTGAAAGGCATATTGCATGACTTTTTACAGAACTTCTTTGAAGAGTCGTTACAGGTACGTTTCAGACCGTCATACTTCCCGTTTACTGAACCATCAGCAGAAGTGGATGTCATGGGTAAAGATGGCCAATGGCTCGAAGTACTGGGGTGCGGTATGGTGCATCCGAATGTATTACGGGCGGTGAATATCGACCCGGAAATTTACACTGGTTTTGCCTTTGGTATGGGCGTAGAGCGTTTAACCATGCTGCGTTATGGCGTTAACGATTTACGCGCATTCTTTGAAAACGATCTTCGGTTCCTCAAGCAGTTCAGTTAA
- the rplT gene encoding 50S ribosomal protein L20 has product MARVKRGTIARARHKKVLKQAKGYYGARSRVYRVAVQAVTKAGQYAYRDRRQRKRQFRQLWIARINAAARQNGMSYSRFINGLKKASVEIDRKILADIAVHDKAAFSALVDAAKGALA; this is encoded by the coding sequence ATGGCTAGAGTAAAACGCGGCACTATTGCACGTGCTCGTCACAAAAAAGTATTAAAACAAGCTAAAGGTTATTACGGTGCACGTTCACGCGTTTATCGCGTAGCGGTACAAGCTGTAACTAAAGCTGGTCAATATGCCTATCGCGACCGTCGTCAGCGTAAGCGTCAATTCCGCCAACTGTGGATTGCACGTATCAATGCTGCGGCACGTCAAAATGGTATGTCATACAGCCGTTTCATTAACGGTCTGAAAAAAGCGTCTGTTGAAATCGATCGTAAGATCCTTGCCGACATCGCTGTACATGACAAAGCGGCTTTCAGCGCATTAGTCGACGCGGCTAAAGGCGCATTAGCTTAA
- a CDS encoding efflux RND transporter periplasmic adaptor subunit, giving the protein MNRLITARTGAILGLIFAIGGCSGEAEQQTPQPVPAKLVKTVILSPGDNNGYREFPAVVEASEEATLAFRVSGELNHLHVSAGQMVESGDVLASLDPTDYQIAVDQAQANYDLAKVQFDRTQTLLDKQLTSQAGYDQARAELQVAASALKSAKTNLAYTELHAPFSGQVAQRFVENFESITAQQPVLSLQKNTVVEVAIQIPEDLLSNIDKDTQYQPEVRLDTHPEQVFRARLKEYDTDADAATNTYKVVFEMNRPASFNVFPGMSATVRAQLDQVMKMNPASWHVPAAAIFTNGATDNEQSYVFVVGADNLLEQRAVTLGSITDDGFRVTAGLNAGDEIVAAGVHRLTAGERVRVWHKERGL; this is encoded by the coding sequence GTGAACCGACTCATTACCGCGCGTACAGGCGCAATACTTGGCCTAATATTCGCCATTGGTGGTTGCAGTGGCGAAGCCGAGCAACAGACACCTCAGCCAGTGCCTGCCAAACTGGTAAAAACGGTTATTCTGTCGCCGGGGGATAACAACGGTTACCGTGAGTTTCCGGCGGTTGTTGAGGCCAGCGAAGAAGCAACCCTGGCGTTTCGCGTCTCGGGGGAATTAAACCATTTGCATGTCAGCGCCGGACAAATGGTTGAAAGCGGTGATGTCCTGGCCTCACTGGACCCGACTGATTATCAGATTGCCGTTGATCAGGCCCAGGCCAATTATGATTTGGCGAAAGTACAGTTTGACCGTACTCAAACGCTGTTAGATAAGCAACTCACCTCCCAGGCCGGTTACGATCAGGCCAGGGCCGAACTACAGGTCGCGGCATCGGCATTAAAATCAGCCAAAACAAATCTTGCTTACACCGAACTGCATGCGCCTTTCAGCGGCCAGGTAGCGCAACGATTCGTCGAAAACTTTGAGAGTATTACCGCCCAGCAACCGGTGTTGTCACTGCAAAAAAATACCGTCGTTGAAGTTGCCATTCAAATCCCGGAAGACTTGTTATCGAATATCGACAAAGATACCCAGTACCAACCCGAAGTGCGTCTTGATACACACCCTGAGCAAGTGTTTCGCGCCAGGCTGAAAGAGTATGACACCGACGCTGACGCGGCCACCAACACCTACAAAGTGGTTTTTGAGATGAACCGACCGGCGTCATTCAATGTGTTTCCTGGTATGTCAGCCACCGTCCGGGCGCAGCTTGATCAGGTTATGAAAATGAACCCGGCGAGCTGGCATGTGCCGGCGGCGGCTATTTTTACCAACGGTGCCACCGACAATGAACAAAGTTATGTGTTTGTGGTTGGGGCCGACAATTTGCTCGAGCAGCGCGCTGTGACGCTTGGCAGTATTACCGATGACGGTTTCAGGGTCACCGCCGGATTAAACGCCGGAGACGAGATCGTCGCCGCCGGTGTACATCGTTTGACAGCGGGAGAGCGGGTTCGCGTTTGGCATAAAGAACGGGGGCTGTAA
- a CDS encoding LysR family transcriptional regulator — MTLEQLRMFVTVAELGSIANAAEVLHKTQPALSIAIKRFQQELQLTLLQKTANRLQLTDDGHRLLPHCRYLLRQAKDITALAAHLRDGHESTIEFAFDTICQQSTFFDAITTTQQHFPQTELYLTSVQRLGALQRLIDGKASIALTPWTHTFHELASFETLPFDRFEVIAVIHHQLVSSFASRPHSSSQLRDIPLLMPQAFDIDLDIQKVMGVVPHSTIRSNDTVSQKELLMRGAGWGYIPKKSVTDELTDGTLIPLQLDDVTSVIEGEIRLVRDKKQRKGPVASFLWQTLVNSKNQMVLPD, encoded by the coding sequence ATGACGCTCGAACAATTACGCATGTTTGTCACCGTGGCAGAACTTGGCAGCATTGCTAACGCCGCCGAGGTTCTGCATAAAACGCAACCTGCGCTATCCATAGCGATCAAACGTTTTCAGCAAGAGTTACAGCTCACTCTGCTGCAAAAAACAGCGAACCGACTACAACTGACTGACGATGGCCATCGTCTGTTACCTCACTGCCGGTACCTGCTCAGGCAAGCAAAGGATATCACGGCGCTGGCAGCACATTTACGTGATGGCCACGAAAGCACTATTGAATTCGCTTTTGACACTATATGCCAGCAATCGACTTTTTTCGACGCTATTACGACAACTCAGCAACATTTTCCGCAAACCGAATTGTACTTAACATCAGTGCAACGCCTTGGCGCACTGCAGCGTCTGATTGATGGCAAGGCGTCGATAGCACTGACCCCCTGGACACATACCTTTCATGAACTGGCCAGCTTCGAAACGCTGCCCTTTGATCGTTTTGAAGTCATTGCGGTGATTCATCACCAGTTAGTTAGCAGTTTTGCCAGCCGGCCTCATTCATCCAGCCAGCTGCGGGATATTCCCCTACTGATGCCACAGGCGTTTGATATTGATTTAGACATTCAAAAAGTCATGGGGGTTGTGCCGCATTCAACAATCAGAAGCAACGACACGGTGTCACAAAAGGAGTTGCTGATGCGTGGTGCCGGTTGGGGCTACATTCCTAAAAAAAGCGTTACCGATGAACTTACAGACGGCACGCTGATCCCCTTGCAACTCGACGATGTGACGTCAGTCATCGAAGGAGAAATTCGCCTGGTGCGCGACAAAAAACAGCGTAAAGGGCCGGTGGCCAGCTTTTTATGGCAAACCCTCGTTAACTCGAAAAATCAGATGGTACTGCCTGATTAA
- a CDS encoding isochorismatase family protein, translating into MLERQKAGVLVVDVQGKLARSVADSERMINHLASLIKGAQQLGLPIIQVEQLPDKLGATVPELQLLLPPGTALEKSTFSALRNERVEQQLHATGRTQWLICGIEAHICVYQSAIDLLAYGSEVHIVTDAVSARNPDHKTLALNKLQAAGAHLTCLEMALFELLERAGTDEFKAILPLIK; encoded by the coding sequence ATGTTAGAACGTCAAAAAGCGGGAGTGCTGGTTGTCGATGTACAGGGTAAATTAGCCCGCAGTGTCGCCGACAGCGAGCGCATGATCAATCACCTCGCGAGTCTTATTAAGGGAGCGCAGCAGCTGGGATTACCCATTATTCAGGTAGAACAGCTTCCCGACAAACTGGGCGCAACCGTGCCCGAACTGCAGTTGTTGCTGCCGCCGGGTACCGCGCTTGAAAAATCAACGTTCAGTGCACTGCGCAATGAGCGGGTTGAACAGCAGCTGCATGCAACCGGCCGCACCCAGTGGCTTATCTGCGGTATTGAGGCGCATATTTGTGTGTATCAAAGTGCTATCGATTTACTGGCCTACGGCAGCGAGGTTCATATTGTCACCGATGCCGTCTCCGCTCGCAATCCGGACCACAAAACCCTGGCGCTGAACAAACTGCAGGCGGCCGGTGCTCACCTTACCTGCCTGGAAATGGCGTTGTTTGAATTGCTCGAACGTGCTGGCACTGACGAGTTCAAAGCAATCTTACCGCTCATTAAGTAA
- the rpmI gene encoding 50S ribosomal protein L35: MPKMKSVSGAAKRFKKTGSGRFKSKQSHLRHILTKKSTKRKRQLRGKKLVHDADTKLVQRMLPYV; this comes from the coding sequence ATGCCTAAAATGAAATCTGTTAGTGGTGCAGCCAAACGTTTTAAGAAAACGGGCTCTGGCCGCTTTAAAAGCAAACAGTCTCACTTGCGTCACATTCTGACCAAGAAGAGTACTAAGCGTAAACGCCAATTACGTGGCAAAAAACTGGTTCATGACGCCGATACTAAATTAGTACAGCGCATGCTGCCATACGTTTAA
- a CDS encoding CsbD family protein: MNSDIAKGKWNQLTGVVKQKWGKLTDDEVEQMEGNFEEFYGKMQEKYGMSRDKAREEFESLSQ; encoded by the coding sequence ATGAATTCTGATATTGCAAAAGGTAAGTGGAACCAACTGACCGGCGTAGTAAAGCAAAAGTGGGGTAAACTCACTGACGACGAAGTTGAACAAATGGAAGGCAATTTCGAAGAGTTTTACGGCAAAATGCAAGAAAAGTACGGCATGAGCCGTGACAAGGCACGAGAAGAGTTTGAGTCTCTTAGCCAGTAA
- a CDS encoding efflux RND transporter permease subunit yields MNIAGYFVKNRTTSWLVTLILLIGGTIAFLGLGRLEDPQFTIKKAMVITLYPGASPTQVEEEVTYPIENAIQELPYVDNITSISTAGKSQITVEMKSIYRKEALRGIWEEMRRKINDLTPSLSAGVQPPKVMDDFADVYGMLIAVNGEGYQYKDISDYVDYLKRELVLVDGVGKVTVQGKQKEQVFVEISRAQVSSLGISPSRISALLVSQNQVSNAGSVKVGDEYIRINPTGEFETVQELENLLISQAGASERIYLGDVARIYRGYQEVPTNLIHYNGEQSLLLGISFADGVNVVEVGERIMQRLDELEYMRPVGMQTDFIYNQPVEVDKSVQGFILNLAEAVGIVIVVLLIFMGIKSGILIGLVLLLTVLGSFIFMQQMEVNLQRISLGALIIALGMLVDNAIVVTEGILIAMKRGLSKVEAASFVVKQNMWPLLGATVIAIIAFAPIGLSSDATGEFAGSLFWVLLVSLLLSWVTAITLTPFFASLLFTDPQADSEQSAGPNSQIKDSEELYTGIIFTVFSTILSVALRFRVLTVVLMLGLLVSAVVAFGNVKQAFFPPSTTPMFLVDIWHKAGTDIRVNADKVNQIETHLLAQEGVEEITSTVGQGLTRFMLTYQTEKSYPTYAQLVIRMSDGEALNAQLPALRSYMDREFGELFYKIKRLEIGPSTDAKIEARFSGPEPQELRRLADEAKAILTADAGARNVRDNWRQQTKVIRPIFNEAAARRVGVSKADLDQLLLTSFSGAKIGVYRDGTDLLPIISRPPPEERLTADNLENLQIYSATAQQYIPVTQVVSRFDVNWEDPIIMRRDRKRTLTVMADHDILGDETAAKLFSRVRSQIEAIELPDGYELEWGGEFEASSKAQKAIFGSLPLGYLIMFITTVLLFASARIAAIIWACIPLALIGVSYGLLLTGAPFGFMALLGFLSLSGMIIKNGIVLVEQVKLELSEGKAPYPALFHATLSRVRPVCMAAITTILGMIPLLFDDFFASMAVVIMFGLGFATLLTLVFVPVLYSLVFKVHNKA; encoded by the coding sequence GTGAATATTGCCGGTTACTTTGTTAAAAACCGCACAACCAGTTGGTTAGTAACACTGATACTGCTGATTGGCGGCACGATAGCGTTTTTGGGGCTCGGGCGCCTGGAAGATCCGCAATTTACCATTAAAAAGGCCATGGTGATCACGCTTTACCCGGGCGCGTCGCCGACACAGGTCGAAGAAGAAGTCACTTATCCTATCGAGAATGCCATTCAGGAGCTGCCCTACGTCGATAACATTACGTCTATTTCTACCGCGGGAAAATCGCAGATTACGGTGGAAATGAAAAGTATTTATCGTAAAGAGGCATTGCGCGGTATTTGGGAAGAAATGCGGCGTAAAATTAACGATCTCACGCCATCGCTGTCCGCCGGCGTTCAGCCACCTAAAGTTATGGACGACTTTGCTGATGTGTATGGCATGCTCATTGCGGTGAATGGTGAAGGTTACCAGTACAAAGATATCAGCGACTACGTTGATTATCTCAAGCGTGAGCTGGTTTTGGTCGACGGCGTGGGCAAGGTCACCGTACAGGGCAAACAAAAAGAACAAGTGTTCGTTGAAATTTCCCGCGCGCAGGTAAGCTCGCTGGGCATCAGCCCGAGTCGTATCAGCGCCTTGCTGGTCAGTCAGAATCAGGTGTCTAACGCGGGCAGCGTCAAGGTCGGTGATGAGTATATCCGGATTAACCCCACCGGTGAGTTTGAAACTGTCCAGGAGCTTGAAAATCTGCTCATTAGCCAGGCGGGTGCATCCGAACGCATCTATTTGGGCGATGTAGCGCGCATTTACCGTGGTTACCAGGAAGTGCCGACCAATCTTATCCATTACAACGGCGAGCAGTCGTTATTACTGGGGATCTCCTTTGCCGACGGCGTCAACGTGGTGGAGGTTGGCGAGCGTATTATGCAGCGCCTTGATGAGCTCGAATATATGCGCCCGGTGGGGATGCAAACCGACTTTATTTATAACCAGCCTGTTGAGGTAGATAAGTCGGTCCAGGGGTTCATTCTGAATCTCGCTGAAGCGGTAGGTATCGTCATTGTGGTGCTGCTGATCTTTATGGGCATAAAGTCCGGTATCCTTATTGGTTTGGTGCTGTTGCTCACGGTACTCGGTAGCTTTATTTTTATGCAACAAATGGAGGTCAACCTGCAGCGTATTTCACTCGGGGCGCTGATTATTGCGCTGGGTATGCTGGTTGACAACGCAATTGTCGTGACCGAGGGCATACTCATTGCCATGAAACGGGGCCTGAGTAAGGTTGAGGCAGCCTCCTTTGTTGTGAAGCAAAATATGTGGCCGCTGTTAGGGGCAACCGTGATTGCGATTATTGCGTTTGCGCCAATTGGTTTATCGAGTGACGCCACCGGTGAGTTTGCCGGCAGTTTGTTTTGGGTATTGCTGGTAAGCCTGTTACTGAGCTGGGTGACAGCAATTACGCTGACGCCATTTTTTGCCTCGTTGTTATTCACCGATCCGCAAGCCGACAGTGAGCAGAGCGCCGGACCGAACAGTCAGATTAAAGACAGTGAAGAGCTCTATACCGGTATTATATTCACGGTGTTCAGCACCATATTAAGTGTCGCATTGCGGTTTCGGGTATTAACCGTTGTGCTGATGCTCGGGCTCCTGGTGAGCGCGGTGGTGGCCTTTGGGAACGTTAAACAAGCGTTTTTCCCGCCCTCCACCACACCCATGTTTCTGGTCGATATCTGGCATAAAGCCGGCACCGATATTCGTGTGAATGCCGACAAAGTAAACCAGATAGAAACACATTTACTGGCTCAGGAAGGGGTAGAAGAGATTACCTCAACCGTCGGCCAGGGGCTGACCCGTTTTATGTTGACTTACCAAACTGAAAAGTCATACCCCACCTATGCACAGCTGGTTATTCGCATGAGTGACGGTGAGGCGCTTAACGCCCAGTTACCGGCATTGCGAAGCTATATGGACCGTGAGTTTGGCGAGCTGTTTTATAAGATTAAACGGCTCGAAATTGGCCCGTCAACAGATGCTAAAATTGAAGCGCGTTTCAGTGGACCGGAGCCGCAGGAACTGCGCCGTCTTGCTGACGAAGCTAAAGCAATACTGACGGCGGATGCCGGTGCGCGCAATGTGCGGGACAATTGGCGTCAGCAAACCAAAGTGATTCGGCCTATTTTTAATGAGGCGGCCGCGCGCAGGGTAGGGGTGAGTAAAGCCGACTTAGATCAGTTGCTGCTAACCAGCTTCAGTGGCGCAAAAATTGGCGTGTACCGTGATGGAACTGACTTATTGCCCATTATTAGCCGCCCGCCGCCGGAAGAAAGACTAACGGCAGATAACCTTGAAAACCTGCAGATTTATTCGGCTACCGCGCAGCAGTACATTCCTGTTACGCAGGTGGTCAGCCGTTTTGATGTGAATTGGGAAGATCCCATCATCATGCGTCGTGACCGTAAACGTACGCTCACTGTGATGGCCGATCATGACATCCTCGGCGATGAAACCGCGGCGAAACTCTTTAGCCGGGTGCGCAGTCAGATTGAAGCGATTGAATTACCGGATGGCTATGAACTGGAGTGGGGCGGTGAGTTTGAGGCATCAAGCAAAGCGCAAAAAGCGATTTTTGGTTCGCTGCCGTTAGGTTATCTGATCATGTTTATTACCACGGTGCTGCTGTTTGCCTCGGCGCGCATTGCCGCGATTATCTGGGCGTGTATTCCGCTGGCGTTGATAGGCGTCAGTTATGGTCTGTTGTTAACCGGCGCGCCCTTTGGTTTTATGGCACTACTGGGCTTTTTAAGTTTATCCGGCATGATCATTAAAAACGGCATTGTGTTGGTTGAGCAGGTAAAACTTGAACTCAGCGAGGGCAAAGCGCCTTATCCGGCCCTGTTTCACGCTACCTTAAGCCGGGTCAGGCCGGTGTGTATGGCTGCTATCACCACGATACTGGGTATGATTCCGTTATTATTTGATGATTTTTTTGCCAGCATGGCGGTGGTGATCATGTTTGGGCTAGGCTTTGCCACTCTGTTAACACTGGTGTTTGTGCCTGTGCTGTACAGTCTGGTGTTTAAAGTGCACAACAAAGCGTAG